In Colias croceus chromosome 12, ilColCroc2.1, one genomic interval encodes:
- the LOC123696424 gene encoding tRNA (uracil-5-)-methyltransferase homolog A: protein MSEENSNNEEYAYLDRGGFSSEKFKIELRDLPKFYGIAELKKLMNQKLGLSVSKIKRPKVGNHWLYACFQNDEERNKAIAALNGYQWKGKTLIAEAAKPAPDPLVKRKQEGTDNVKRQKTNDDQEKKSQEERLRDAVTPYWNIPYDEQLKLKEKDMKRILMKFDNEVWKIDKQKRRKIEANRKIYDGLSFELKPIQKSPITQGYRNKCEFTVGMDEETKKPTVGFRLGCYWAGSVAVAPVESVNHIPDNMKKIAVVFQEFVRQSNLAPYSPVDYTGHWKCLTVRQSSHNNDIMLIIAIDPQALSNEELDKLKQELIEYFQLEESTACGVKSVYIHLISKRRVGEEVPKPIHLLGSTHITDTILGLQFMISPEAFFQINTAGAEILYQSAIDMSQVNDKSTVIDVCCGTGTIGLCFAKHCAEVLGLELIEKAVEDAKANAKLNNIENCNFYSGKAEYTLPAVLARAAGDDIIAIVDPPRAGLHMTAITTLRNNKRVKRLIYMSCSPASVTKNFVDLTRASSKTLHGAPFSPVCALPVDMFPHTKHVELIVLFEREQEPTRDVEKPAEKIAEEETVQESKEDGAIIENNVNNEDVES from the exons ATGTCAGAAGAAAATAGCAATAATGAGGAATATGCATATTTGGACCGAGGAGGCTTTTCATCAGAGAAATTCAAAATAGAGTTACGCGACCTTCCAAAGTTCTATGGGATAGCg GAGTTAAAGAAGTTAATGAATCAGAAACTAGGATTAAGTGTAAGCAAGATTAAAAGACCGAAAGTTGGTAATCACTGGCTGTATGCGTGTTTTCAAAACGATGAGGAGCGTAATAAAGCTATCGCAGCATTAAATGGATATCAGTGGAAAG GTAAAACGTTGATAGCCGAAGCAGCTAAACCTGCACCTGATCCACTAGTTAAAAGAAAACAAGAAGGCACAGATAATGTTAAAAGGCAGAAAACAAATGATgatcaagaaaaaaaaagccAAGAGGAAAGATTACGGGATGCTGTTACTCCATACTGGAATATACCATATGATGAACAG CTCAAACTCAAAGAAAAGGATATGAAGCGTATACTAATGAAGTTTGATAATGAAGTGTGGAAGATAGATAAACAGAAGCGCCGTAAAATAGAGGCAAATAGAAAGATATATGACGGTTTAAGCTTTGAACTGAAGCCCATACAGAAGTCACCAATCACACAGGGGTATAGGAATAAATGTGAGTTCACAGTGGGTATGGATGAAGAAACAAAGAAACCAACAGTTGGCTTTAGATTGGGATGTTACTGGGCTGGGTCGGTGGCTGTAGCGCCAGTGGAAAGTGTGAATCACATACCGGATAACATGAAAAAGATTGCTGTT GTATTTCAAGAGTTTGTAAGGCAATCGAACCTAGCGCCATATAGTCCAGTAGATTACACAGGACATTGGAAATGTCTTACTGTGCGGCAATCATCACACAATAATGACATCATGCTCATCATTGCTATAGATCCACAG GCATTATCTAATGAAGAATTagacaaattaaaacaagaatTGATTGAGTATTTCCAATTAGAAGAATCAACAGCGTGTGGAGTTAAATCAGTATACATACATCTCATATCTAAAAG gaGGGTAGGAGAAGAAGTACCTAAACCAATACATCTGTTGGGTTCAACACACATTACAGATACAATTCTAGGGCTACAGTTTATGATATCTCCTGAGGCGTTTTTCCAG ATAAACACAGCAGGTGCTGAGATTCTTTACCAGAGTGCAATTGACATGAGCCAAGTGAATGACAAGTCGACAGTCATAGATGTCTGCTGTGGTACCGGCACAATTGGATTATGTTTCGCTAAg cattgcgCTGAAGTATTAGGCCTTGAGCTGATTGAAAAAGCCGTCGAAGATGCGAAAGCGAAcgcaaaattaaacaatatagaAAACTGCAACTTTTATTCCGGTAAAGCTGAGTACACACTGCCGGCCGTGCTTGCGAGAGCTGCCGGGGATGATATTATAGCCATTGTGGATCCACCAAGAGCCGGGTTAC ACATGACAGCAATAACAACGCTGCGCAACAACAAGCGTGTCAAGCGGCTCATATACATGTCGTGCAGCCCGGCGTCGGTCACCAAGAACTTTGTGGACCTCACAAGGGCCTCCTCGAAGACGTTACATGGCGCGCCTTTCTCGCCTGTATGTGCTCTGCCCGTGGATATGTTCCCGCATACGAAGCATGTAGAATTGATTGTGCTGTTTGAAAGGGAACAG GAACCTACAAGAGATGTAGAAAAACCTGCAGAGAAAATTGCTGAAGAAGAAACTGTGCAAGAATCAAAAGAAGACGGTgcaattattgaaaataatgtaaataatgaaGATGTGGAATCGTGA
- the LOC123696385 gene encoding AH receptor-interacting protein, translating to MAPIVKSIIHAGQKYIPIVDGSKAHFHFQTWKLGPERTLIDDSRKIGKKEPMMLVIGHKFKLEVWESIIKMMAVGEVASFTVQKELVYSYPFVSKTLRELGQEQHKIKHSCTMTLHTEGIGYQDLDDLISNPCDLEFIIELLKVETSDQYEKELWQLNIEERLKLIPELKERGNKLYAEKQYNDAEDAYRQALGILEQLMIRERKSDEEWIALNKLKLPILLNYAQCKLLKDDYYSVIEHCSTVLEYDKDNEKALYRRARAHVGAWNPDEAEDDFKHLKALNPSLAVAIDKELDNIRWLRKEKAEQEKTAMRKLFNQQNEETVTQE from the exons ATGGCTCCCATAGTAAAAAGCATAATACATGCAGGACAGAAATATATTCCTATAGTTGACGGTAGTAAG gCACATTTCCATTTCCAAACATGGAAGCTGGGTCCTGAGAGGACTCTAATTGATGATAGTAGAAAGATTGGGAAAAAAGAGCCAATGATGCTAGTAATTGGTCACAAATTCAAGTTAGAAGTATGGGAAAGTATCATCAAAATGATGGCTGTTGGAGAAGTTGCAAGTTTTACCGTTCAAAAAgag CTTGTTTACAGCTATCCATTTGTCTCGAAAACATTAAGAGAGCTGGGACAAGAACAGCATAAGATAAAACATAGTTGTACAATGACACTGCACACTGAAGGTATTGGTTACCAAGATCTCGATGATTTGATCAGTAATCCTTGTGATTTGGAGTTTATTATTG aactGTTAAAAGTAGAAACATCAGATCAATATGAAAAAGAGTTATGGCAACTCAACATAGAAGAAAGGCTGAAACTTATCCCAGAACTAAAGGAAAGAGGCAACAAGTTATATGctgaaaaacaatataatgaCGCTGAAGATGCTTATAGACAGGCCTTGGGTATTTTGGAACAGTTAATGATAAG GGAAAGGAAAAGTGATGAAGAATGGATTGCATTGAATAAGTTGAAACTTCCTATCCTATTGAACTATGCACAATGTAAACTGCTCAAGGATGACTATTATTCTGTTATAGAACATTGCAGCACAGTACTTGAGTATGATAAAG aTAATGAAAAAGCATTGTACCGACGGGCCAGAGCTCATGTAGGTGCGTGGAACCCAGATGAAGCTGAAGATGACTTTAAACATTTGAAAGCATTAAATCCGTCATTAGCTGTTGCAATAGATAAGGAACTTGATAATATCAGGTGGCTTCGGAAGGAAAAAGCAGAGCAGGAAAAAACAGCTATGAGAAAACTGTTTAATCAACAAAATGAAGAAACAGTAACGCAAGAGTGA
- the LOC123696134 gene encoding cold shock domain-containing protein CG9705: protein MSREFGFNNDDSPNKTNSHLQLPSPIITRRNRTASTSERALGNPVETGKIKSFCRAKGHGFVTPLRGGEDLFVHISDIEGEYVPLPGDEVMYRLCPIPPKFEKNQAVHVRIVHLTPEKHLKWDEPPCN, encoded by the exons ATGTCAAGGGAATTCGGTTTTAATAATGATGATTCtccaaataaaactaattcgCATCTACAACTTCCTAGCCCGATAATCACCCGTAGAAATCGTACAGCATCCAC atcTGAAAGAGCTTTAGGAAACCCTGTAGAGACtggtaaaattaaatcattctGTAGAGCGAAAGGTCATGGATTTGTAACTCCATTAAGAGGCGGCGAAGATCTTTTTGTGCACATCTCTGA CATCGAAGGTGAGTATGTCCCTCTGCCAGGAGACGAGGTTATGTACCGACTCTGTCCAATTCCACCCAAGTTTGAGAAGAATCAAGCCGTCCATGTGAGGATTGTGCATCTGACCCCTGAAAAGCATCTTAAATGGGATGAGCCCCCATGTAATTGA
- the LOC123696187 gene encoding tyramine beta-hydroxylase, protein MKTLCILALIFTFICCNFSFSVYKKTVFPPNDRHIAESESVLDPNGELLLKWRIDYSIRKIRFQLSLSDKAMPINWFALGFSNRGDLENADVCLVWTDYKEHDHFEDMHSDGDGKLIRDTKQNCNAFHIDAKSRSISFERYFDTCDDDDYIIEDGTVHVIWARGVDKLFSSQGLCLPCTSAHDRGFIRVRLLTPVGVYNEKAQELKITNNDLKVPSSDTTYWCKVVKLPEFIAAKVHHIIKFESTITKGNEGLVHHMEVFYCDASPGREIPLYEGNCFAPDRPESTRLCSKVKAAWAMGAPPFVYPKKAGLPLGGPGANKYVMLEVHYNNPELKDDWIDSSGIILHLTANRRTYDAAIMELGLEYTDKMAIPGRQEAFPLTGYCIPQCTGVGLPKHGIVVFGSQLHTHLTGVAVWTRHFRNGVELPILNKDMQYSTHFQEIRILHRPVKVLPGDYLETTCLYNTMDKENATIGGHAITDEMCVNYMHYYPATQLEVCKSAVSNAALENFFKFEKRWDNMPISYKASPRANYLSIKPWTPLRAKSLDNLYTESPISMQCNKSDGNRFQGDWEGIPIPKIKLPLQPQPRHCQLT, encoded by the exons ATGAAAACTCTGTGTATCCTCgctttaatttttactttcatttgttgcaatttttcattttccgtTTACAAAAAGACag ttttccCGCCAAACGATCGTCATATCGCTGAAAGTGAATCAGTGTTGGACCCAAACGGTGAATTGCTATTGAAATGGAGAATCGATTATTCGATTCGTAAAATTCGTTTTCAACTGAGCCTGTCTGATAAAGCAATGCCTATAAACTGGTTTGCTTTAGGTTTTTCCAATAGGGGAGACCTAGAAAATGCTGATGTATGTTTAGTATGGACAGATTATAAAGAACATGACCATTTTgag gaTATGCATTCTGATGGAGATGGAAAATTAATCAGGGATACCAAACAAAACTGCAATGCTTTTCATATAGATGCGAAGTCACGAAGTATATCTTTTGAGCGTTATTTTGATACATGTGACGACgatgattatattattgag GATGGCACGGTTCACGTTATATGGGCTAGGGGTGTCGATAAGCTCTTTTCGTCGCAGGGTCTGTGTTTACCTTGCACGTCAGCCCATGATCGTGGTTTTATTCGAGTACGACTACTTACACCCGTAGGAGTATATAATGAAAAAGCTCAAGAATTGAAGATCACAAATAATGATCTTAAAGTACCTAGTTCAGACACAACATACTGGTGCAAGGTGGTCAAACTTCCTGAATTTATTGCTGCGAAAGTTCACCATATCATTAAg TTTGAATCAACGATCACGAAAGGCAACGAAGGTTTAGTCCACCACATGGAAGTGTTTTACTGTGATGCAAGTCCGGGGAGAGAAATTCCACTGTATGAAGGAAACTGCTTTGCTCCCGATAGACCAGAATCTACTAGATTATGTTCCAAG GTGAAGGCAGCTTGGGCGATGGGAGCACCGCCATTCGTTTACCCGAAGAAAGCAGGTTTACCTTTAGGTGGGCCAGGTGCAAATAAGTACGTAATGCTTGAAGTGCATTACAACAATCCTGAGCTTAAAGATG ATTGGATAGACAGCTCTGGAATTATTCTTCACCTAACAGCTAACCGGAGAACTTACGACGCCGCAATCATGGAACTTGGTTTAGAGTATACGGATAAAATGGCAATCCCTGGTCGACAAGAAGCATTCCCATTAACAGGATATTGTATACCGCAGTGTACAGGAGTT GGTCTACCAAAACACGGTATTGTTGTATTTGGCAGTCAGCTTCACACACATTTAACGGGAGTTGCTGTGTGGACAAGGCATTTTCGAAACGGAGTTGAACTGCCCATATTGAACAAAGATATGCAATATTCTACGCATTTTCAAGAAATCAGAATTTTGCATAGGCCCGTAAAGGTGTTACCC GGTGATTATTTGGAAACAACATGCCTTTATAACACAATGGATAAAGAGAATGCTACGATTGGTGGTCATGCCATAACAGATGAAATGTGTGTTAACTACATGCATTATTATCCAGCAACACAACTTGAGGTGTGTAAGAGTGCGGTGTCTAATGCTGCTCTGGAAAACTtctttaagtttgaaaaaag ATGGGACAATATGCCTATATCGTATAAAGCAAGTCCTCGAGCAAATTATTTGTCGATAAAGCCTTGGACACCACTGAGAGCAAAAAGTTTAGATAATCTTTATACAGAGTCACCCATTTCGATGCAATGCAATAAATCCGATGGAAACAGATTCCAg ggTGACTGGGAAGGAATACCCATaccgaaaattaaattaccatTGCAGCCACAGCCTAGACATTGTCAACTCACATAG